In one window of Chryseobacterium sp. JV274 DNA:
- the tsaB gene encoding tRNA (adenosine(37)-N6)-threonylcarbamoyltransferase complex dimerization subunit type 1 TsaB yields MKILYLETSSKNCSVAVSDNEKLLCVCEEVSENYKQSESLHTYVEWALEGAGIALKDIEAVSLGKGPGSYTGLRIGAASAKGFCYGLKVPLIAINSLESMIEPFLDNNYDFIVPLIDARRMEVYTAVYDGNTGKELSETEAKILEETSFEEFRDKKVLFVGDGAKKAKEILNLPDAVFNENVYPSAKYLIKKTLEKIGNKEFEDMAYFEPFYLKDFHGVKKKNP; encoded by the coding sequence ATGAAAATTCTATATCTGGAAACATCTTCCAAAAACTGTTCAGTAGCGGTATCAGACAATGAAAAACTGCTGTGTGTATGTGAAGAAGTTTCTGAAAATTATAAACAATCTGAAAGCCTTCATACCTATGTAGAATGGGCGTTGGAAGGGGCTGGAATTGCTCTTAAAGATATCGAAGCCGTTTCTTTGGGGAAAGGTCCCGGATCTTACACAGGCTTGAGGATTGGTGCAGCCTCTGCAAAAGGATTCTGCTATGGTCTTAAAGTTCCATTGATTGCTATAAACTCCCTTGAAAGCATGATAGAGCCCTTTTTAGACAATAACTATGATTTTATAGTGCCTTTGATTGACGCGAGGAGAATGGAGGTGTATACGGCCGTTTATGATGGAAATACGGGAAAAGAATTATCTGAGACCGAAGCCAAGATTTTGGAAGAAACTTCTTTTGAAGAATTCAGAGATAAAAAAGTATTGTTTGTAGGTGATGGTGCCAAGAAAGCAAAAGAGATTCTGAATCTTCCTGATGCTGTTTTTAACGAGAATGTGTATCCTTCTGCGAAATATCTTATCAAAAAGACATTGGAAAAAATAGGAAATAAAGAATTTGAAGATATGGCTTATTTTGAGCCTTTCTATCTCAAAGATTTCCATGGAGTAAAGAAGAAGAACCCGTAA
- a CDS encoding SDR family NAD(P)-dependent oxidoreductase, with protein MKTILITGATSGIGKATAELLAKQGNRIIICGRRSEVLEAVKSELSQYTEIFSLLFDVRSLKEVEAAIDSLPENWKEIDVLINNAGNAHGLDPLSAGKTDDWDSMIDGNVKGLLYVSKMIIPIMKTKNLGHIINISSVAARQTYANGVVYCATKKAVDVISEGMRLELTEFGIKVTNIQPGAVETDFSLVRFKGDSEKASTVYAGYDALKAEDIADAIAYCVNAPKHVTVSDMTIYPSAQAEPRTIYRK; from the coding sequence ATGAAGACAATATTAATCACCGGAGCAACTTCCGGTATAGGTAAAGCCACTGCAGAACTTCTTGCAAAACAAGGAAACAGAATCATCATCTGTGGAAGAAGAAGTGAAGTACTGGAAGCTGTAAAATCAGAGCTATCTCAGTATACCGAAATATTTAGTTTATTGTTTGATGTAAGGAGTCTTAAAGAAGTGGAAGCAGCCATTGATTCGCTTCCGGAAAACTGGAAAGAGATTGATGTTCTGATCAATAATGCAGGAAATGCTCATGGGTTGGACCCTCTTTCTGCCGGGAAGACTGATGACTGGGATTCTATGATTGATGGGAATGTAAAGGGACTACTCTATGTTTCTAAAATGATCATCCCGATTATGAAAACTAAAAATTTAGGTCATATAATAAATATAAGTTCTGTAGCGGCAAGACAAACCTATGCGAATGGAGTAGTGTACTGTGCAACGAAGAAAGCTGTAGACGTGATTTCAGAAGGAATGAGACTGGAGCTTACGGAATTTGGGATCAAAGTAACCAATATTCAGCCGGGAGCTGTAGAAACCGATTTCTCTTTGGTAAGATTCAAAGGTGACAGTGAGAAAGCTTCAACAGTGTATGCAGGCTATGATGCTCTGAAAGCTGAAGACATTGCGGATGCCATTGCTTATTGTGTGAATGCTCCGAAACATGTTACCGTTTCAGACATGACAATCTACCCGAGTGCTCAGGCAGAACCGAGAACGATTTATAGAAAATAG
- a CDS encoding YraN family protein: protein MADHNDFGKIAEDMAAGYLQKKGCKILVRNYRFQKAEIDIIAEKDNLIIIVEVKARSTDAFMLPQEAVTKAKIKSIVSAANHYLEEFNKDNEVRFDIISVLPDENRNLKVDHIADAFQALDAN, encoded by the coding sequence ATGGCTGATCACAACGATTTTGGAAAAATAGCAGAAGATATGGCCGCCGGTTATCTTCAGAAAAAAGGCTGCAAAATCCTTGTGAGAAATTACCGTTTTCAAAAAGCGGAGATTGATATTATTGCTGAAAAAGATAATCTGATTATCATAGTGGAAGTGAAAGCAAGATCTACTGATGCATTTATGCTCCCTCAGGAAGCTGTAACCAAAGCAAAAATAAAATCAATTGTTTCTGCAGCCAATCATTATCTCGAAGAATTTAATAAAGATAACGAAGTCAGATTTGATATTATCTCCGTTCTTCCTGATGAAAACAGAAACTTAAAAGTTGACCACATAGCTGATGCTTTTCAGGCATTGGATGCAAATTAA
- a CDS encoding LD-carboxypeptidase: MKKMIFPKSLKKGDKIAVISPAGAVDASQMEKGIEMIKSRGFDPVLGEHLYTRFSNGYNYAGTEQERIKDINWALNDTEIRAVWASRGGYGCQHLIQHLKMKGFTENPKWYIGYSDNTVIQSYLLKKGFASIHGQTIKTSSFGVTDESYDLIFDILKGKTPKYTLESNQFNKEGNIEGELVGGNLALIYALLGTKYSFDFKDKILFIEDIGENFYALDRMIMSLELAGVFSKIKGLIVGGMTNMGDEKENKSYEESFDEFAYKLISERISKYKFPVVFAFPNGHIKDNRPLLIGGNLKMKVGTKVKLEF; this comes from the coding sequence ATGAAAAAAATGATCTTTCCAAAGTCCCTTAAAAAAGGTGACAAAATAGCTGTTATTTCCCCTGCAGGAGCGGTAGATGCCTCTCAAATGGAAAAGGGAATAGAAATGATTAAAAGTAGAGGTTTTGACCCCGTTCTCGGGGAACATCTTTACACCAGATTTTCAAACGGATATAATTATGCCGGAACAGAACAGGAAAGAATAAAAGATATCAACTGGGCTTTAAATGATACAGAAATCAGAGCGGTATGGGCTTCCAGAGGAGGCTATGGCTGTCAGCACCTGATTCAGCACCTAAAAATGAAGGGTTTTACAGAAAATCCAAAATGGTATATCGGCTATTCTGATAATACGGTTATACAAAGCTATCTGTTAAAGAAAGGCTTTGCATCCATTCATGGGCAGACCATTAAAACATCAAGTTTCGGCGTTACTGATGAAAGCTATGATCTGATCTTTGATATCCTCAAAGGAAAAACTCCAAAATACACCCTTGAATCAAATCAATTCAATAAAGAAGGGAATATTGAAGGAGAATTGGTTGGAGGAAATTTAGCCCTTATCTATGCCCTTTTAGGAACAAAATATTCTTTTGACTTTAAAGATAAAATCTTGTTTATTGAAGATATCGGAGAAAATTTCTATGCCCTGGATCGCATGATTATGAGTCTGGAGCTGGCAGGAGTCTTCAGTAAGATCAAAGGACTTATCGTTGGCGGGATGACTAATATGGGAGACGAAAAGGAAAATAAAAGCTATGAAGAAAGCTTTGATGAATTTGCCTATAAACTGATCTCGGAGAGAATTTCAAAATATAAATTCCCTGTAGTATTTGCTTTCCCGAATGGACACATTAAAGATAACCGGCCACTTTTAATTGGTGGTAATCTTAAAATGAAAGTTGGAACTAAAGTAAAGCTCGAATTTTAA
- a CDS encoding LysE family translocator, which yields MLELVLSAVILGFMLSLVFIGPIFFLLIETSFSRGPKHALSLDLGVITADLLCIVAAYYASTDIVALIDKHPGFYRITSILIFIYGIVMLVTKTKMHMPGEEKIIGQNYIKTFFNGFFFNLLNVGVILFWLVTVISVRNQYPDTSSFILYIGIVLATYLSIDLAKIFLAKQFHDKLTQKLANQIRRVVGCILIIFSFFIFLQSFKKFNQFERQLEEAEKKEVKYQKTE from the coding sequence ATGCTAGAACTTGTACTATCGGCGGTCATATTAGGATTCATGCTGAGCTTGGTTTTTATAGGACCTATATTTTTCCTGTTAATAGAAACCAGCTTTTCCAGAGGCCCAAAACATGCCTTATCATTGGATCTTGGAGTTATCACTGCAGATTTATTATGTATTGTAGCGGCGTATTATGCCAGTACAGATATTGTAGCTTTAATTGATAAACATCCTGGCTTCTACAGGATCACTTCCATTCTTATTTTTATTTATGGGATTGTGATGTTGGTTACCAAAACCAAGATGCATATGCCTGGTGAAGAGAAGATTATTGGCCAAAATTATATTAAAACATTTTTCAATGGTTTTTTCTTTAATCTTTTGAATGTAGGAGTCATCCTTTTCTGGCTGGTAACGGTAATTTCTGTGAGGAATCAATATCCGGACACCAGCAGTTTTATTTTATACATAGGGATCGTACTGGCCACTTACCTTTCAATAGATCTTGCTAAAATATTTCTTGCCAAGCAATTTCACGATAAATTAACACAAAAGCTGGCGAACCAAATCAGAAGAGTTGTCGGCTGTATTCTTATTATCTTCAGTTTCTTTATCTTCCTGCAGAGTTTCAAAAAGTTCAATCAGTTTGAAAGACAACTGGAGGAAGCAGAAAAGAAAGAAGTAAAATATCAAAAAACAGAATGA
- the rnr gene encoding ribonuclease R, translated as MPKKRKYISHKNDLKMMEIGRLILRFMNANSSKIYNYKQIADGIDYKNPRQRELVIQALHKLQGSEKIKEVEKGKYIVNLKIAGTLTGIIDFNQSGNAYVNVEGLEDDVFIHAKNVKDALQGDKVLIITYHYKGKKLEGSVLEVLERTRTEFVGTFQKVAHKDFGFVVCDKKSINTDIFISKAKFNNAEDGDKVIVKMTEWRPGDKNPEGEIIKVLGAPGEHETEIHSILAEYGLPYEFPQEVEADADKIDRSITDEEAAKRWDMRNICTFTIDPKDAKDFDDALSIRKLENGNWEIGVHIADVSHYVVPGTILDDEAYKRATSVYLVDRVVPMLPEVLSNDVCSLRPNEDKYTFSAVFELNDEAEIQKQWFGRTVIHSDRRFTYEEAQERIESGQGDLAEEINTLDKLAKIMRNERIRRGAITFDRSEVRFNLDENNEPIGVYFKISKDSNHLIEEFMLLANKKVSEYVSLSRKDEITNNTFIYRVHDDPDPAKLESLRDFVATFGYKMDLANTKKVAASLNKLLHDVKGKGEENMIETLAMRSMSKAVYSTEPIGHYGLGFEYYSHFTSPIRRYPDLLAHRLLQHYLDGGKSPNRGELEDKAKHCSAMERLAADAERDSIKFMQVKFMEKHLGETFRGVISGVAEFGFWVEIPENGAEGLIKLRDLVDDSYMYDAKSHAVYGIRHGNKYQLGDEVQIKVVKANLIQKQLDFQIVK; from the coding sequence ATGCCAAAAAAAAGAAAATATATAAGTCATAAAAATGATTTAAAAATGATGGAGATCGGAAGATTGATCCTCCGTTTTATGAATGCGAATTCATCAAAAATTTATAATTATAAGCAGATCGCTGATGGAATAGATTACAAAAATCCAAGACAAAGAGAACTTGTCATCCAGGCACTGCACAAACTTCAGGGATCTGAAAAGATCAAAGAAGTAGAAAAAGGAAAATATATAGTGAACCTGAAAATTGCAGGAACGCTTACTGGAATTATTGACTTCAACCAAAGTGGAAATGCTTACGTAAATGTGGAAGGATTGGAAGATGATGTCTTCATTCACGCCAAAAATGTGAAGGATGCTCTGCAGGGAGATAAGGTTCTTATTATAACTTATCATTATAAAGGAAAGAAATTGGAAGGTTCCGTTCTGGAGGTTTTGGAACGTACCAGAACTGAATTTGTAGGAACATTTCAGAAGGTGGCTCATAAAGATTTCGGCTTCGTTGTTTGCGATAAAAAATCAATCAATACAGACATCTTTATTTCAAAAGCGAAGTTCAACAATGCTGAAGATGGAGATAAGGTCATCGTAAAAATGACTGAATGGAGACCTGGAGATAAAAACCCTGAAGGAGAAATTATCAAGGTGTTGGGTGCTCCGGGAGAACACGAAACAGAGATCCACTCTATTCTTGCAGAATATGGCCTGCCTTACGAATTTCCACAGGAAGTAGAGGCCGATGCCGATAAAATAGACAGAAGTATTACTGATGAAGAAGCTGCAAAGCGTTGGGATATGCGTAACATCTGTACATTTACGATTGACCCTAAGGATGCGAAAGATTTTGATGATGCCTTATCCATAAGAAAACTGGAAAATGGCAACTGGGAAATTGGTGTTCATATTGCTGATGTATCTCATTATGTAGTTCCGGGAACTATTCTTGATGATGAAGCATATAAGAGAGCTACTTCAGTATATCTTGTTGACAGAGTTGTTCCGATGCTGCCGGAAGTTTTGAGTAATGATGTTTGTTCCCTTCGTCCTAACGAAGATAAATATACTTTTTCAGCAGTTTTTGAACTGAATGACGAGGCTGAAATTCAGAAACAGTGGTTTGGAAGAACGGTAATCCATTCAGACAGAAGATTTACTTATGAAGAAGCTCAGGAACGTATCGAAAGCGGGCAGGGAGACCTGGCAGAAGAGATCAATACTCTTGATAAGCTGGCAAAGATTATGCGTAATGAACGTATAAGAAGAGGTGCTATTACTTTTGACAGAAGTGAAGTAAGATTCAATCTTGATGAAAATAATGAACCGATTGGAGTTTACTTTAAAATAAGCAAAGACTCGAATCACCTGATTGAGGAATTCATGCTTTTAGCCAATAAAAAAGTATCTGAATATGTTTCTCTGAGCAGAAAAGATGAAATCACCAACAATACATTTATTTACAGGGTTCATGATGATCCGGATCCTGCAAAATTAGAATCGTTAAGAGACTTCGTTGCTACTTTCGGATACAAAATGGATCTGGCCAATACCAAAAAGGTTGCCGCATCTTTAAATAAACTTCTTCATGATGTGAAAGGAAAAGGAGAAGAAAACATGATTGAAACACTTGCAATGAGAAGTATGAGCAAAGCGGTGTATTCTACTGAACCTATTGGCCACTATGGCTTAGGTTTTGAGTATTACAGTCACTTTACCTCTCCTATCCGTCGTTATCCGGATTTGCTTGCACACCGTCTTCTTCAGCATTATCTGGACGGAGGAAAATCTCCAAACAGAGGGGAACTTGAAGATAAAGCAAAACACTGCAGTGCCATGGAAAGACTGGCTGCAGATGCGGAAAGAGACTCTATCAAGTTTATGCAGGTGAAATTCATGGAAAAACACCTGGGAGAAACTTTCAGAGGGGTTATTTCCGGAGTGGCAGAATTCGGTTTCTGGGTTGAAATTCCTGAAAACGGAGCGGAGGGACTGATCAAACTTAGAGACCTTGTAGACGACTCATATATGTATGATGCAAAATCCCATGCGGTATACGGAATAAGACACGGAAACAAGTATCAGTTGGGAGATGAAGTTCAGATCAAAGTGGTAAAAGCTAATCTGATTCAGAAGCAGCTTGACTTCCAGATTGTGAAGTAA
- the rpiB gene encoding ribose 5-phosphate isomerase B, which translates to MKRKIAIAADHAGYEYKEIVKNYLSERFEVQDFGTFSTNSVDYPDFVHPAATSVENGENELGILICGSGNGVQITANKHQKIRCALCWMPEIATLARQHNDANMISMPARFISKELAIEIVDKFLSTDFEGGRHQNRVDKIAVC; encoded by the coding sequence ATGAAAAGAAAAATTGCTATTGCAGCGGACCATGCAGGCTATGAATATAAGGAGATTGTTAAGAACTATCTTTCAGAACGATTTGAAGTTCAGGATTTTGGAACGTTTTCCACAAACAGTGTGGATTATCCGGACTTTGTACACCCTGCTGCAACCTCTGTGGAAAACGGAGAAAATGAGCTTGGAATTCTTATCTGTGGAAGCGGAAACGGGGTTCAGATCACTGCAAACAAACACCAGAAAATAAGATGCGCTCTTTGCTGGATGCCGGAGATTGCAACGCTGGCAAGACAGCATAATGATGCCAATATGATTTCAATGCCTGCGAGATTTATATCAAAGGAACTGGCGATTGAGATTGTAGATAAATTTCTTTCAACAGATTTCGAAGGTGGAAGACACCAGAACAGAGTTGATAAAATTGCAGTTTGCTAA
- a CDS encoding phosphoglycerate kinase: protein MKTINDFNFKDKKALVRVDFNVPQDDQLKVTDNTRIVAVKPTVEKILNDGGSVILITHLGRPKGEVKDEFSLKHILGEVSAVLGQEVKFVDECIGEKAEQAAADLKPGEILLLENVRFHNEEEKGDAGFAEKLSKLGDAYVNDAFGTAHRAHASTAVIAQYFPSTKYFGLLMANELKAIDKVLKSGERPVTAILGGSKVSTKITIIENILPAVDNLIIGGGMAFTFIKALGGKIGNSLVEEDKLPLALEILGKAKEHKVKVYLPSDAIIAESFSNDVERKEADIYAIPEGWMGLDAGHKSRDQFNDVLLNSRTILWNGPIGVFEMSNFAGGTVALGESIAEATRLGAFSLVGGGDSVAFVKQFGYADQVSYVSTGGGAMLESLEGLELPGVAAINN from the coding sequence ATGAAAACAATCAATGATTTCAATTTTAAAGATAAGAAAGCTCTGGTAAGAGTGGACTTTAATGTTCCTCAGGACGATCAGCTGAAGGTGACAGACAATACAAGAATTGTTGCTGTAAAACCAACAGTGGAAAAGATCCTTAATGATGGTGGTTCTGTCATCTTAATCACACACCTTGGAAGACCAAAGGGAGAAGTGAAAGATGAATTTTCTCTTAAACATATTCTTGGCGAAGTTTCTGCTGTTCTTGGACAGGAGGTAAAGTTTGTTGATGAATGTATCGGAGAAAAAGCGGAACAGGCTGCTGCAGATCTGAAACCAGGGGAGATCTTATTATTGGAAAATGTACGTTTTCATAATGAAGAAGAAAAAGGAGATGCAGGTTTTGCTGAGAAACTTTCTAAACTAGGAGATGCTTATGTAAACGATGCATTCGGGACTGCACATAGAGCTCATGCTTCTACAGCAGTAATCGCTCAATATTTTCCTTCAACTAAATATTTCGGTTTATTAATGGCTAATGAACTTAAAGCTATTGATAAAGTATTAAAGAGTGGTGAGAGACCTGTTACAGCTATCCTTGGTGGTTCTAAAGTTTCAACTAAAATCACCATTATAGAAAATATCCTTCCTGCTGTTGACAATTTGATCATTGGTGGAGGGATGGCATTTACCTTTATTAAGGCTCTTGGAGGAAAAATTGGTAATTCTTTAGTAGAAGAAGATAAACTTCCTTTAGCTCTTGAGATTTTAGGCAAAGCAAAAGAACATAAAGTAAAAGTATATCTTCCTTCTGATGCTATTATCGCTGAAAGTTTTAGTAATGATGTGGAAAGAAAAGAAGCTGATATCTATGCAATCCCTGAAGGATGGATGGGCCTTGATGCAGGCCATAAATCAAGAGATCAGTTTAATGATGTATTGTTAAATTCAAGAACTATTCTTTGGAATGGGCCAATCGGAGTTTTTGAAATGTCAAATTTTGCTGGCGGAACTGTTGCATTAGGTGAGAGTATTGCAGAGGCTACCAGATTAGGAGCTTTCTCTTTAGTTGGAGGAGGAGACAGTGTTGCTTTTGTTAAGCAATTCGGATATGCGGATCAGGTAAGTTATGTTTCTACCGGTGGTGGTGCCATGCTTGAAAGTCTTGAAGGACTTGAGTTACCAGGTGTAGCTGCAATCAACAATTAA
- a CDS encoding class I SAM-dependent methyltransferase: MKIKDHFLSQEIFEIKETETKGVFRTTPIPSDISRYYESEDYISHHQDSGSLKEKLYKFLQSFNLQYKKNVLVDRIKKGSKVLDYGCGAGEFVKFIENDFETFGFEPDADARKAAQGKITKASILDNINAIEENSLDAITLWHVFEHIENQDEMLSAFHGKLKEKGILIIAVPNPTSYDAKHYKEYWAAYDVPRHIYHFSKVGMENLISKKPNWKMRKIKPLVLDSYYISMLSEKYKKSPLFWVKAVVYGTISNVKALFSNEFSSLIYIIEKR, translated from the coding sequence ATGAAAATAAAAGATCATTTTCTTTCACAGGAAATTTTTGAAATTAAAGAGACAGAAACAAAAGGAGTCTTCAGGACCACTCCTATTCCATCCGATATTTCCAGATATTATGAAAGTGAAGATTACATTTCTCATCATCAGGATTCCGGAAGTCTGAAAGAAAAGCTTTATAAATTCCTTCAGTCTTTTAATCTTCAATACAAGAAAAATGTATTGGTAGACAGAATAAAAAAAGGATCAAAAGTTCTTGATTATGGATGCGGTGCCGGAGAATTTGTTAAATTTATAGAAAATGATTTTGAAACTTTCGGTTTTGAACCAGATGCAGATGCAAGAAAAGCAGCACAAGGAAAAATAACGAAAGCTTCTATATTAGATAATATCAATGCAATTGAAGAAAACAGCTTAGATGCTATTACCCTATGGCATGTGTTTGAACATATCGAGAACCAGGATGAAATGCTTAGTGCATTTCACGGGAAATTAAAAGAAAAAGGAATTCTTATTATTGCTGTTCCCAACCCTACTTCATATGATGCAAAACATTATAAAGAATATTGGGCCGCCTATGATGTACCCAGACACATTTATCATTTTTCAAAAGTTGGAATGGAAAATCTGATTTCAAAAAAACCAAACTGGAAAATGAGAAAAATAAAACCTTTAGTGCTAGACTCCTATTACATCTCAATGTTGAGCGAAAAATACAAAAAATCACCCCTTTTTTGGGTAAAAGCAGTAGTCTACGGAACAATTTCAAACGTAAAAGCATTATTTTCCAACGAATTTTCAAGTTTGATATACATTATTGAAAAAAGATAG
- the mnmG gene encoding tRNA uridine-5-carboxymethylaminomethyl(34) synthesis enzyme MnmG, with amino-acid sequence MISEIYDVIVVGAGHAGCEAAAAAANLGSKTLLVTMNMQTIGQMSCNPAMGGIAKGQIVREIDAMGGYSGIVADKSAIQFKMLNLSKGPAMWSPRTQNDRMLFAEEWRLALENTPNLDFFQDMVKQLIVENNKVTGVVTSLGIEIKAKSVVLTNGTFLNGLIHVGDKQLGGGRMGEPRAFGITEQLVTLGFEAGRMKTGTPPRVDGRSLDYSKMEEQKGDENPQKFSYLDTPKLTKQLSCHIVYTNETVHDILREGFDRSPMFNGTIQSLGPRYCPSIEDKINRFAERNRHQLFVEPEGWKTVEIYVNGFSSSLPEDVQIKAMKHIPGFENVKVFRPGYAIEYDYFPPTQLKHTLETKLIDNLYFAGQINGTTGYEEAAGQGLIAGINAHNKVHEKGDFILNRDEAYIGVLIDDLITKGTEEPYRMFTSRAEYRLLLRQDNADIRLTEKAYHLGLAKEDRLRRMETKVSESQSLEEFLRETSLKPGIINPVLESIESNPVDQAYRAAQILTRPHMTLGKLDEIDFIKEVSSQYNNEVREQAEINIKYKGYIEKEKENVAKLNRLENIKIPEDFDYTKLSSLSAEAKQKMSNVRPKTIAQAGRISGVSPADINVLLVYLGR; translated from the coding sequence ATGATTTCAGAAATATATGATGTAATAGTAGTAGGTGCCGGACATGCAGGTTGTGAAGCAGCAGCAGCCGCTGCCAACCTAGGTTCAAAAACACTACTCGTTACAATGAATATGCAGACCATCGGACAGATGAGTTGCAACCCGGCAATGGGCGGAATCGCAAAAGGACAGATCGTAAGAGAGATTGATGCAATGGGAGGATATTCCGGAATTGTAGCAGACAAATCTGCTATACAATTCAAAATGCTGAATCTTTCAAAAGGTCCTGCGATGTGGTCTCCGAGAACCCAAAATGACAGAATGCTTTTTGCCGAAGAATGGCGCTTAGCATTAGAGAATACACCCAATCTTGATTTCTTTCAGGATATGGTGAAACAACTGATTGTTGAAAATAACAAAGTAACCGGAGTAGTTACTTCTTTAGGAATTGAGATTAAAGCAAAATCGGTAGTTCTTACTAACGGAACTTTTCTTAATGGTTTAATTCACGTTGGAGATAAACAATTAGGCGGAGGAAGAATGGGTGAACCAAGAGCATTTGGAATTACAGAACAATTGGTCACTTTAGGATTTGAAGCAGGAAGAATGAAAACCGGTACTCCACCAAGAGTAGATGGAAGAAGTTTGGATTACTCAAAAATGGAAGAACAAAAAGGAGATGAAAATCCTCAAAAGTTCAGCTATCTTGACACCCCAAAATTGACAAAACAATTAAGCTGCCATATCGTATATACGAACGAAACAGTACACGATATTTTGAGAGAAGGTTTTGACAGAAGCCCAATGTTCAATGGTACAATTCAAAGTTTAGGTCCAAGATACTGCCCAAGTATTGAAGATAAGATCAACCGTTTTGCAGAAAGAAACAGACACCAGCTATTCGTAGAACCGGAAGGATGGAAAACTGTAGAGATCTACGTAAACGGATTCAGTTCTTCTCTCCCTGAGGATGTACAGATCAAAGCAATGAAACATATTCCTGGATTTGAAAACGTAAAAGTGTTCCGCCCAGGTTATGCAATTGAATATGACTACTTCCCTCCTACCCAATTAAAACATACCCTGGAAACAAAATTAATTGATAATTTATATTTCGCAGGACAGATCAACGGAACAACAGGATATGAAGAAGCAGCAGGCCAAGGATTAATCGCCGGCATCAATGCTCACAATAAAGTTCATGAAAAAGGCGATTTCATTCTAAACAGAGATGAAGCTTATATCGGAGTCTTAATAGATGATCTTATCACAAAAGGAACTGAAGAGCCTTACAGAATGTTCACTTCACGTGCCGAATACAGGCTTCTTTTGAGACAAGATAATGCAGATATCAGATTAACTGAAAAAGCTTACCACTTAGGATTGGCAAAAGAAGACAGATTAAGAAGGATGGAAACTAAAGTATCTGAAAGTCAATCACTTGAAGAATTCCTTCGCGAAACTTCTTTAAAACCAGGTATCATCAACCCTGTTCTTGAATCTATAGAAAGCAATCCGGTAGATCAGGCATATAGAGCAGCACAGATTCTTACCAGACCTCATATGACATTAGGAAAACTGGATGAAATTGATTTCATTAAAGAAGTTTCAAGCCAATACAACAATGAAGTAAGAGAACAGGCTGAGATCAATATTAAATATAAAGGATATATTGAGAAAGAAAAAGAAAATGTAGCCAAACTAAACCGTCTGGAAAATATTAAAATTCCTGAGGATTTTGATTACACAAAGCTTTCCAGTCTTTCTGCAGAAGCAAAACAGAAGATGTCTAACGTACGTCCAAAGACTATTGCCCAGGCAGGAAGAATAAGTGGAGTTTCTCCAGCCGATATCAACGTTTTACTAGTCTATTTAGGACGTTAA
- the ybeY gene encoding rRNA maturation RNase YbeY, translating into MIQFFYESLPESVSTDYKKWLEDLILSEGKKPGEINYIFCDDEYLLKINQDYLQHDYYTDIITFDYVKGKTISAEIFVSLQRISDNASTLSRDYEEELRRVLAHGILHLIGYKDKTEEEEKEMRRMEDLYLAKYVDLKF; encoded by the coding sequence ATGATACAGTTCTTTTACGAAAGCTTACCAGAGTCGGTAAGTACAGATTACAAAAAATGGCTGGAAGATCTTATTCTTTCAGAAGGAAAAAAGCCAGGAGAAATCAATTACATTTTCTGTGATGACGAATATCTTCTTAAGATTAATCAGGATTATTTGCAGCATGATTATTATACAGATATCATCACTTTTGATTATGTAAAAGGCAAGACAATAAGCGCTGAGATTTTCGTATCTTTGCAGCGCATTTCTGATAATGCCTCTACCCTATCCCGAGATTATGAAGAAGAATTAAGAAGAGTTTTAGCCCATGGTATTTTACACCTTATAGGCTATAAAGACAAGACGGAAGAGGAAGAAAAAGAGATGCGGAGAATGGAAGATTTGTACTTGGCCAAATACGTGGATTTAAAGTTTTAA